In the Candidatus Buchananbacteria bacterium CG10_big_fil_rev_8_21_14_0_10_42_9 genome, one interval contains:
- a CDS encoding high-affinity iron transporter — MLPSFVITFREVLEITLVVGVVLSYLNRTRQTHYNQIVYVGLGFGVVASIIAGFLFFNIAGSFSGRAEEIFEGAMMFVGAGVLTYMIFWMMRQKQIAQKIEHRVAKQMDKPHAYGLFLLVFVSVLREGIEMVIFLNVASLVSANSVLLGFILGTVLAVLLGYLLFKGFRKISIKHFFNVTSLVLIFFAAGLLAHGVHEFHEAHILPPLIDEVWNINPPVLADGSYPLMHDKGQIGILLAGIFGYNGNPSLLELLIYLAYLALVFLIWKRLNLPQRVKN, encoded by the coding sequence GTGTTACCAAGTTTTGTTATAACATTTCGCGAAGTTTTAGAAATCACTCTGGTTGTCGGAGTGGTTTTAAGCTATTTAAATAGAACTCGGCAAACACATTACAACCAAATTGTATATGTGGGGCTTGGCTTTGGAGTTGTTGCAAGTATTATTGCCGGGTTCTTATTTTTTAATATAGCCGGGAGCTTTAGCGGCAGAGCGGAAGAAATTTTTGAAGGGGCCATGATGTTTGTTGGGGCGGGGGTATTAACGTATATGATTTTTTGGATGATGCGGCAAAAGCAAATTGCTCAAAAAATTGAACATAGAGTTGCCAAGCAAATGGATAAGCCTCACGCTTATGGTTTGTTTTTGTTAGTTTTTGTTTCAGTCTTGAGAGAGGGTATAGAAATGGTGATATTCCTTAATGTGGCTTCTCTGGTTTCGGCTAATAGCGTTTTGCTTGGCTTTATTTTAGGAACGGTGTTGGCAGTTTTATTAGGTTATCTGTTGTTTAAGGGTTTTCGTAAAATTAGCATTAAACATTTTTTTAATGTCACGAGCTTAGTTTTAATCTTTTTTGCCGCTGGGCTTTTGGCTCACGGTGTTCATGAATTCCACGAAGCTCATATTTTGCCGCCGCTAATTGATGAAGTTTGGAACATTAATCCCCCCGTACTTGCCGACGGTAGTTATCCGTTAATGCACGACAAAGGACAAATCGGCATTTTATTGGCTGGAATATTTGGCTACAACGGCAACCCTTCGCTTTTAGAGTTGTTGATTTACTTGGCATATTTAGCTTTGGTTTTTTTAATCTGGAAAAGATTGAATTTACCTCAAAGAGTAAAAAATTAA
- a CDS encoding mechanosensitive ion channel protein MscS, protein MGFVEFFKGYEFLGNSGYDYIVSAVIFVGLLIALKIFQVIILARLKQLAKKTKTEFDDVLIKIFTKVKPPFYLVVALFFAVKALTLPSYANTLVKAFFIIAVVYEIIQAIHRLVDYFAKKYIDQADEEDKGTAESMMSVVKIIVAAVVWIVGILVVLSNLGVNVTSLVASLGVGGLAVALALQKVFADLFSSLSIYIDKPFKVGDFIVIGEHKGTVERIGLKTTRIRSLTGEELVVSNTELTSTRVQNFKRMTRRRALFHFGIVYGTSQKKIESVPDIVKEIIDKTKNAEFDRCHFYKFGDSSLDFEVVYYVESSDYNAYMDIQQSVNLSLCEKFAKEKIVFAYPTQTIYLQK, encoded by the coding sequence ATGGGATTTGTTGAGTTTTTTAAGGGCTATGAGTTTTTAGGCAATAGCGGTTATGACTATATAGTGTCGGCCGTTATTTTTGTTGGCTTACTTATTGCGTTGAAGATTTTTCAAGTGATTATTTTGGCTCGGCTAAAGCAGTTAGCCAAAAAAACTAAAACAGAGTTTGACGACGTTTTAATTAAAATTTTTACTAAAGTTAAACCGCCATTTTATTTAGTCGTCGCTTTATTTTTTGCAGTTAAGGCATTAACTTTACCTAGCTACGCCAACACGCTTGTTAAAGCGTTTTTTATCATTGCGGTAGTGTATGAAATAATACAAGCCATTCATAGGCTTGTTGATTATTTTGCCAAAAAATACATTGACCAAGCGGATGAAGAAGACAAGGGTACGGCCGAATCAATGATGAGCGTGGTTAAAATTATCGTGGCGGCTGTAGTTTGGATTGTTGGCATATTAGTGGTGTTGTCTAATTTGGGTGTGAATGTAACTTCGCTGGTTGCCAGTTTGGGCGTTGGCGGTTTGGCGGTGGCGTTGGCATTACAAAAGGTATTTGCTGATTTATTTAGCTCGCTTTCAATTTATATTGATAAACCGTTCAAAGTCGGTGATTTTATCGTTATTGGCGAACATAAAGGCACAGTTGAGCGCATTGGGCTAAAAACCACGCGTATTCGTTCACTTACCGGTGAGGAGCTCGTGGTGTCTAATACAGAATTGACCAGCACGCGGGTGCAAAATTTCAAACGCATGACTCGCCGCCGGGCTTTATTTCATTTTGGTATAGTTTATGGCACTTCACAAAAAAAGATTGAATCAGTCCCAGACATAGTTAAGGAAATTATTGATAAAACTAAAAACGCAGAGTTTGATCGGTGTCATTTTTACAAATTTGGCGATTCAAGTCTAGACTTTGAAGTTGTCTATTACGTTGAGTCGTCTGATTACAATGCCTATATGGATATTCAACAAAGTGTTAATTTGTCATTATGCGAAAAATTTGCTAAAGAGAAGATAGTGTTCGCCTACCCAACTCAAACTATTTATTTACAAAAATAA